From a region of the Gossypium raimondii isolate GPD5lz chromosome 10, ASM2569854v1, whole genome shotgun sequence genome:
- the LOC105778156 gene encoding protein ALP1-like, translating to MGPIKGFKRRKKTADKKVVDHNVLPSSLGSQSQPLDWWDEFSNRISGPLSQSKGSQSFESVFRISRKTFNYICSLVKDDLMARQSSYTDINGKPLSLNDQVAVALRRLSSGESLSIIGDTFGMNQSTVSQITWRFVESMEERGLHHLSWPSTEEEMEQMKSKFEKIRGLPNCCGAIDITHVVMTLPTMDPSNHVWFDREKNYSMVLQAVVDPEMRFRDVIVGWPGSLSDAVVLQSSGLFRLSEEGKRLNGKKLNISEGTEIREYIIGDAGFPLLPWLFTPYQGKGLSDLQIKFNKRHAATRMVAEMALARLKEMWRIIHGVMWMPDRNRLPRIILVCCLLHNILIDLEDDVLDDMSLSHQHDIDYRRQNCESFDQSASITRDKLSLYLTGKLPP from the exons ATGGGACCCATTAAAGGGTtcaagagaaggaaaaaaaccGCAGACAAGAAGGTGGTTGACCACAATGTCCTGCCTTCTTCTTTAGGGTCTCAATCTCAGCCTTTGGATTGGTGGGATGAGTTCTCCAACAGGATTTCAG GTCCTTTATCCCAATCAAAGGGTTCACAAAGTTTCGAATCGGTTTTCAGAATTTCGAGAAAGACATTCAACTACATCTGTTCGCTAGTGAAGGACGATCTGATGGCTAGGCAATCGAGCTACACCGATATAAATGGCAAGCCTTTGTCTCTAAATGATCAAGTTGCCGTTGCTCTCAGAAGGCTTAGCTCTGGCGAGTCATTATCGATCATTGGTGATACTTTTGGGATGAATCAATCAACTGTTTCTCAGATAACCTGGCGGTTTGTGGAATCAATGGAGGAAAGAGGGCTGCATCATCTCAGTTGGCCTTCAACCGAAGAAGAAATGGAACAAATGAAGTCAAAGTTCGAGAAAATACGGGGCCTTCCTAATTGCTGCGGTGCGATCGACATCACGCACGTTGTCATGACTCTGCCTACAATGGACCCTTCGAATCATGTCTGGTTCGATCGGGAGAAGAACTACAGCATGGTCTTGCAGGCAGTTGTGGACCCTGAGATGAGATTCCGTGATGTGATTGTTGGGTGGCCAGGAAGTTTAAGTGATGCCGTTGTCCTACAGAGCTCGGGTTTATTCAGACTTTCCGAAGAAGGAAAGAGGCTAAACGGAAAGAAGCTAAACATTTCAGAAGGAACAGAAATAAGAGAATATATAATAGGGGATGCAGGTTTTCCCCTATTGCCGTGGCTTTTTACTCCTTATCAAGGGAAAGGCCTCTCAGATCTTCAAATCAAGTTCAATAAACGACATGCTGCAACCAGAATGGTAGCCGAGATGGCTCTGGCAAGGCTCAAGGAGATGTGGAGAATAATACATGGGGTGATGTGGATGCCCGATAGAAACAGATTGCCGAGAATCATTCTCGTTTGCTGCTTGTTGCACAACATTCTTATCGATCTTGAGGACGACGTGCTGGATGATATGTCATTGTCCCATCAGCATGACATTGATTATCGTCGACAAAATTGTGAATCATTCGACCAATCTGCCTCGATCACTAGAGACAAACTTTCTCTCTACTTAACAGGAAAATTGCCACCTTGA